The uncultured Desulfuromonas sp. genome has a segment encoding these proteins:
- a CDS encoding TRAP transporter TatT component family protein, with protein MTIKIRMRPVFLLLVVMVLLHGCGLSNLGNNLNQAVMNHDDPIMIGQALPSYLLMVDSLIEGDPEDEDWLRAGASLYSLYAATFTHEPQRAKVLSERAFDYGQRALCSESSDGCGLTNFPYAAFESTLNEFDEDELPALYSLALSWLVWAQNHSDDWGVVAALPKMERLLERMIELDPMYENGKLWMYSGILYSLRPPAMGGNPDRARQCFEQALLLTDGRDLSVKVAYAQYYARLIYDRELHDRLLFEVRQADVHVSGMTLMNVLAQQQAEQLLKSAGDYF; from the coding sequence GTGACGATCAAAATCCGTATGCGGCCGGTATTCCTGCTCCTTGTTGTGATGGTGTTGTTACATGGGTGCGGACTGAGTAATCTGGGCAACAATCTTAATCAGGCGGTCATGAATCATGATGATCCCATCATGATCGGCCAGGCACTGCCGAGCTATCTGTTGATGGTGGATAGCCTTATTGAAGGCGATCCCGAGGACGAAGACTGGCTGCGTGCCGGGGCTTCCCTGTACAGTCTTTATGCCGCGACTTTTACCCATGAGCCGCAACGGGCCAAAGTGCTGTCCGAGCGGGCCTTCGATTACGGCCAAAGGGCGTTGTGTTCAGAAAGCAGTGATGGCTGTGGCCTGACCAACTTTCCTTACGCGGCATTTGAGTCGACGCTGAACGAGTTTGATGAGGATGAGCTTCCGGCCCTGTACAGCCTGGCTTTGAGCTGGCTGGTCTGGGCGCAAAACCACAGTGACGATTGGGGCGTGGTTGCCGCATTGCCAAAGATGGAGCGCCTCCTGGAGCGGATGATTGAGCTTGACCCGATGTATGAAAACGGCAAACTGTGGATGTACAGTGGTATCCTGTATAGTCTGCGACCGCCGGCCATGGGTGGAAATCCGGATCGTGCCCGGCAATGCTTTGAACAGGCTTTGCTGCTGACCGATGGCCGTGATCTGTCCGTTAAAGTGGCGTATGCGCAATATTATGCGCGCTTGATTTATGACCGTGAGTTGCATGATCGGCTGTTGTTCGAAGTTCGCCAAGCCGATGTGCATGTTAGCGGTATGACGTTGATGAATGTCCTGGCGCAGCAACAGGCGGAGCAGCTGTTGAAGAGTGCCGGCGATTATTTTTAG
- the tgt gene encoding tRNA guanosine(34) transglycosylase Tgt: MTIPFELITTDPDSSARRGRLHTAHGVVETPVFMPVGTQGTVKGMLPESLHDLGAQIILGNTYHLFLRPGHELVKKLGGLHRFMNWSGPILTDSGGFQVFSLGQLRKIDEDGVRFQSHLDGSHQILTPESSIEIQQALGSDIIMVFDECIPYPATREYVIDSTERSMRWAKRCKQAHNRQDGSALFGIVQGGMHEDLRRKSAHDLMEIGFDGYAIGGLSVGEEAAVMYEVMDYTLPELPADRPRYVMGVGTPENLIEGVRRGVDMFDCVMPTRNARNGVLFTSFGKISIKQAQYREDERPIDPDCDCYVCRHYSRAYLRHLYQSNEILSSMLNTMHNLHYYVQLMAQVRHALDEGNFATFYKEFYHRRQSGVVLES, encoded by the coding sequence ATGACCATTCCCTTTGAGTTGATCACCACCGATCCGGACAGTTCAGCGCGACGGGGTCGTCTGCACACGGCCCATGGCGTGGTCGAAACCCCGGTGTTCATGCCGGTGGGCACTCAGGGTACCGTCAAAGGGATGTTGCCGGAATCGCTCCACGACCTTGGGGCGCAGATCATTCTCGGCAATACCTATCATCTGTTTTTACGTCCCGGCCATGAGTTGGTCAAGAAGTTGGGCGGCCTGCATCGTTTTATGAACTGGTCCGGGCCGATTTTGACGGACAGTGGCGGCTTCCAGGTGTTCAGCCTTGGTCAGTTGCGCAAAATTGACGAAGATGGGGTGCGTTTTCAGTCCCATCTCGATGGCTCTCATCAGATTCTTACACCGGAGTCGTCTATTGAGATTCAGCAGGCGTTGGGCTCAGATATCATCATGGTGTTTGACGAATGCATCCCTTATCCGGCCACCCGTGAGTACGTCATTGATTCCACAGAACGTTCCATGCGCTGGGCAAAACGGTGTAAGCAAGCGCACAATCGTCAAGACGGCAGCGCCCTGTTTGGTATTGTTCAGGGCGGCATGCATGAGGATCTGCGCCGTAAAAGCGCTCATGATCTGATGGAGATCGGCTTTGACGGCTATGCGATTGGTGGTCTGTCCGTGGGTGAAGAAGCGGCAGTCATGTATGAGGTGATGGACTACACCCTGCCGGAGCTGCCTGCCGATCGTCCCCGTTATGTGATGGGCGTCGGCACCCCGGAAAACCTCATCGAAGGTGTGCGCCGTGGGGTGGATATGTTCGACTGTGTCATGCCGACGCGCAATGCCCGTAACGGCGTGCTGTTCACCTCGTTCGGCAAGATCAGCATCAAACAGGCACAATACCGTGAAGATGAGCGGCCGATCGATCCGGACTGTGATTGTTATGTGTGTCGTCATTACAGTCGCGCTTATTTGCGCCACCTGTATCAGAGTAATGAGATTCTCTCATCCATGCTGAATACCATGCATAATCTGCATTATTACGTGCAGCTGATGGCTC
- a CDS encoding YkgJ family cysteine cluster protein: MKAAEKNNLPGSADLERLSTWSRYHSGLCDNCRATCCTMPVEVKIDDLIRMEILSEFDRREPLKKLAKQLKKQGVIDHFNFKNEVFTLSRMANDDCLYLDSATRRCTIYAQRPDTCRNHPHIGPRPGYCPFQPR, translated from the coding sequence ATGAAAGCTGCAGAAAAAAACAACCTGCCCGGCAGTGCGGATCTCGAACGTTTATCGACCTGGAGCCGTTATCACTCCGGGCTGTGCGACAACTGCCGCGCCACCTGCTGCACCATGCCGGTTGAGGTGAAAATTGACGATCTGATCCGCATGGAAATCCTTAGCGAATTTGACCGCCGGGAGCCGTTGAAAAAACTGGCCAAGCAGCTCAAGAAACAAGGCGTCATCGACCATTTCAACTTTAAGAATGAGGTCTTTACGTTAAGCCGCATGGCCAATGACGACTGTCTCTACCTCGATAGTGCCACCCGCCGCTGCACCATTTACGCCCAACGCCCCGACACCTGTCGCAATCATCCACACATTGGACCGCGCCCCGGATACTGCCCGTTTCAACCACGGTGA
- the dctP gene encoding TRAP transporter substrate-binding protein DctP, producing the protein MRSKIRLISLVVGALLMAHSGWAATTLKIATVAPEGSSWMQKMRAGAVEIKERTEGRVVLKFYGGGVMGNEKSVFRKMRVGQLHGGAFTGGGLSKLVPEMMLYGLPLLTRSPAEMTYIRHQMDAQLVERLDQGGLVCFGFASGGFAKLMTQKPVASVEDLKGMKVWVPEGDTVSYEVMEGLGVAPVTLPLSDVLTGLQTGLVDVVATSPLGALAFQWYTRVGYITDMPLVYITGALVVDKRHFSRLSAGDQTVVHEVLESIYRDIDQQTDVDNQQALQTLLSQGLQLVTPATGEYERWNSVATQVIDAVAERGNFPEDLYQQAQHHLSVFRQQHAVVTE; encoded by the coding sequence ATGCGATCTAAAATCCGTTTGATCAGTCTGGTCGTTGGCGCGCTTCTCATGGCTCACAGTGGTTGGGCCGCAACAACATTGAAAATCGCCACGGTTGCGCCTGAAGGCTCGTCCTGGATGCAGAAGATGCGTGCCGGTGCCGTTGAGATCAAGGAGCGTACCGAAGGGCGTGTTGTCCTGAAATTTTATGGCGGCGGTGTCATGGGCAACGAAAAAAGCGTTTTTCGCAAGATGCGGGTCGGTCAGCTGCATGGCGGAGCGTTTACCGGCGGTGGGCTGAGTAAGCTGGTTCCCGAAATGATGCTTTACGGCTTGCCGCTGTTGACCCGTTCACCAGCAGAGATGACTTATATCCGCCATCAGATGGATGCCCAGTTAGTTGAACGTCTTGACCAGGGCGGATTGGTTTGCTTTGGTTTTGCCTCGGGTGGTTTTGCCAAACTGATGACCCAGAAGCCCGTGGCCAGTGTCGAAGACCTTAAGGGGATGAAAGTCTGGGTTCCGGAAGGAGACACGGTCAGCTATGAGGTGATGGAAGGTCTCGGTGTGGCGCCGGTGACTCTGCCACTTTCTGATGTCCTGACCGGTTTGCAAACCGGACTCGTTGATGTGGTTGCCACCTCTCCACTTGGCGCACTGGCGTTCCAGTGGTATACCCGTGTCGGTTACATCACCGATATGCCTCTGGTGTATATCACCGGTGCTCTGGTGGTCGATAAACGGCATTTTTCCCGTCTTTCCGCAGGGGACCAGACGGTTGTTCATGAGGTTCTGGAGAGCATTTATCGCGATATTGATCAACAGACCGATGTTGACAATCAGCAGGCTCTGCAGACTTTGCTCAGCCAGGGATTACAGTTGGTGACACCGGCAACCGGAGAATATGAGCGCTGGAACAGTGTTGCGACCCAAGTGATTGATGCCGTTGCCGAGCGCGGCAATTTCCCCGAGGATCTTTATCAGCAGGCGCAACACCATCTGAGTGTGTTTCGACAACAACATGCCGTGGTGACCGAATAG
- the queA gene encoding tRNA preQ1(34) S-adenosylmethionine ribosyltransferase-isomerase QueA: MYVTDFNYDLPQDLIAQHPCEQRDSSRLMVLDCQAGTIVSDQFRQVDRYFRQGDVLVINDTRVIPARLLGRKESGGKVEVFLVRKLAEEGECWVCLTRASKGPRPGTRLLLADQLTATVMAGGGDGYRHIRFDVEGDFLALLDKIGRLPLPPYIDREPQGEDRERYQTTFSSRPGAVAAPTAGLHFTPEILDRLREKGVIVCPLTLHVGLGTFLPVRVDKVEEHRMHAEAYCIPDETAAQINRAKREGRRVIALGTTVTRTLEFSVDPQGELQAGDGLTDMFIYPGYQFKIVDALLTNFHLPQSTLLMLVSALAGREFVLQAYQQAVAERYRFFSYGDCMLIHNVIKEAS; encoded by the coding sequence ATGTACGTCACTGATTTTAATTATGATTTGCCGCAAGATCTGATTGCGCAGCATCCTTGTGAACAGCGGGATAGTTCGCGGCTGATGGTGCTTGATTGTCAGGCCGGAACGATTGTTTCCGATCAGTTTCGTCAGGTGGATCGTTACTTTCGCCAGGGTGACGTACTGGTGATTAATGATACCCGGGTGATTCCGGCCCGCTTACTCGGCCGCAAGGAAAGCGGCGGCAAGGTTGAGGTCTTTCTGGTCCGTAAACTCGCCGAAGAAGGTGAATGCTGGGTCTGCCTGACCCGTGCTTCGAAAGGGCCGCGACCGGGAACCCGTCTGTTGCTGGCCGATCAATTGACGGCGACGGTAATGGCGGGGGGTGGAGACGGCTATCGGCATATCCGTTTTGATGTCGAAGGGGATTTTCTCGCTCTGCTCGATAAAATCGGCCGCCTGCCATTGCCTCCCTACATTGATCGCGAACCGCAAGGCGAAGATCGCGAGCGTTATCAGACCACCTTTTCATCGCGCCCCGGTGCCGTTGCCGCGCCCACTGCGGGGTTGCATTTTACGCCGGAAATTCTCGACAGGCTGAGAGAGAAGGGCGTGATTGTGTGTCCGCTGACGCTCCATGTCGGTTTGGGCACGTTTTTACCGGTCCGGGTCGATAAGGTCGAAGAGCATCGCATGCACGCTGAAGCGTATTGTATTCCTGATGAAACGGCGGCGCAGATCAACCGTGCCAAGCGGGAAGGACGTCGGGTGATTGCTTTGGGGACCACAGTGACGCGAACACTTGAATTTTCCGTTGATCCGCAGGGCGAACTGCAGGCCGGCGACGGTCTGACCGACATGTTTATCTACCCCGGTTACCAATTTAAAATTGTCGATGCGTTATTAACCAACTTTCATCTGCCGCAATCCACCCTGCTGATGCTGGTCAGTGCCCTGGCCGGGCGGGAGTTTGTTTTGCAGGCGTATCAACAGGCCGTGGCAGAGCGCTACCGTTTTTTCAGTTATGGGGATTGTATGTTGATCCACAACGTGATCAAGGAGGCGTCATGA
- a CDS encoding aminotransferase class I/II-fold pyridoxal phosphate-dependent enzyme: MMNPLAQELNEMLAEGNPHVLEMLSDLGKNLFFPKGILTQSAEAKEKANRFNATIGIATENGGPMYLNCIREKLTAFDPKDIFPYAPPAGKPELRDLWREKMLRENPSMAGKEFSNPIVTNALTHGLSVVADLFINEGDQMVMPDMMWGNYNLTFTTRCGAAIKKYPTFTVDGGFNVPAFKAVLRNVADEKGKAVVLLNFPNNPSGYTPTVAEGDAIVEAIKEVAEEGCNVVAITDDAYFGLFYEDSMTESLFGKLANLHPRILAIKLDGATKEEYVWGFRTGFITFADGNAEANPKVLTALEKKTMGIIRATISNCPHPGQTFVLEALRSPDFVAQKAEKYAVMKGRALKVKEVLANAKYADSWDYYPFNSGYFMCLKIKGVDAETLRVHLLEKYGVGAISIGKTDLRVAFSCIAEEDIQELFDLIHQAVVDLV, translated from the coding sequence ATGATGAATCCACTGGCTCAAGAATTGAATGAAATGTTGGCGGAAGGCAATCCGCACGTCCTTGAAATGTTATCCGATCTGGGTAAGAACCTGTTCTTCCCCAAAGGGATTCTGACCCAATCTGCCGAAGCCAAGGAAAAAGCCAATCGTTTCAACGCGACCATCGGGATCGCGACGGAAAACGGTGGCCCCATGTATCTGAACTGCATCCGCGAGAAACTGACCGCGTTTGATCCCAAAGATATTTTCCCTTATGCACCGCCTGCGGGCAAACCGGAGTTGCGTGATCTGTGGCGCGAAAAAATGCTGCGTGAAAACCCGAGCATGGCCGGCAAGGAATTCAGTAACCCGATTGTCACCAATGCCTTGACCCACGGTCTGTCTGTCGTTGCCGACCTGTTTATCAACGAAGGCGATCAGATGGTGATGCCGGATATGATGTGGGGCAACTATAACCTGACCTTTACCACCCGCTGTGGGGCGGCGATCAAGAAATATCCAACCTTCACCGTGGACGGTGGGTTCAATGTGCCGGCGTTTAAAGCGGTGCTGCGTAATGTTGCCGATGAGAAGGGCAAAGCCGTTGTTCTGCTCAACTTCCCCAACAACCCCAGTGGTTATACGCCGACGGTTGCCGAAGGCGATGCCATTGTCGAAGCGATTAAGGAAGTGGCGGAAGAGGGGTGCAATGTCGTGGCCATTACCGATGACGCCTACTTCGGTCTGTTCTATGAAGATTCCATGACCGAATCCCTGTTTGGTAAGCTGGCCAATCTGCATCCGCGTATTCTGGCGATTAAACTGGACGGTGCCACCAAGGAAGAGTACGTCTGGGGTTTCCGCACCGGTTTCATCACCTTTGCCGACGGCAACGCCGAAGCCAACCCCAAGGTCTTGACCGCTCTGGAAAAGAAAACCATGGGCATCATCCGTGCCACCATCTCCAACTGCCCGCATCCGGGACAGACCTTTGTTCTCGAAGCTCTGCGTTCCCCGGATTTTGTCGCCCAGAAAGCGGAAAAATACGCCGTGATGAAAGGGCGTGCCCTCAAGGTTAAAGAGGTGCTGGCCAATGCGAAATATGCCGACTCCTGGGATTACTACCCGTTCAACTCCGGTTACTTCATGTGCCTGAAAATCAAAGGTGTCGATGCGGAAACACTGCGCGTGCATCTGCTGGAAAAATACGGTGTCGGCGCCATTTCCATCGGTAAGACGGATCTGCGTGTCGCGTTTTCCTGCATTGCCGAGGAAGATATTCAGGAACTGTTCGACCTGATCCATCAGGCTGTTGTTGATCTGGTCTGA
- a CDS encoding AEC family transporter: protein MLFVNIIVPVFIIIFSGWALERFSKIDLHPLTTSSLYLFAPMLVLSALMKKPIESQLAMIVFGYMAVYILLMWLLVHLASRLLRLDYDSRQAMTLTTVMMNIGNFGLPLSYFAFGDAGLNVSILVFVAFNIPLGSLAIVIAQGKEASLWAATKNCLKIPILHAVVIALFLNALNIKMPIFILRPMELLGQPAVPMMLVLLGMQMSRTQWRLPGGFMLTASFLRLCVAPVIGWLCCWMLGITGIERNVMILQTSTPSAVLPLLYALRFNTRPDLVASTIMTTTLLSAGSLTLLLYLLPLLP from the coding sequence ATGCTGTTCGTCAACATCATTGTGCCGGTATTTATCATTATTTTCAGCGGCTGGGCGCTTGAAAGATTCAGCAAAATTGACCTGCATCCGTTGACAACGTCATCGCTATACCTGTTTGCCCCGATGCTGGTCCTCAGTGCCCTGATGAAAAAACCGATCGAAAGCCAGCTGGCGATGATTGTGTTCGGCTATATGGCGGTGTATATCCTGCTGATGTGGCTGCTGGTCCACCTGGCCTCACGGCTGCTACGGCTGGATTATGACAGTCGCCAGGCCATGACTTTGACCACGGTTATGATGAACATCGGCAACTTCGGTTTGCCGCTGAGCTATTTTGCCTTTGGTGACGCCGGACTCAACGTATCGATCCTGGTGTTTGTTGCCTTCAACATTCCCCTGGGCAGTCTGGCCATTGTCATTGCTCAGGGCAAAGAGGCCAGTCTGTGGGCCGCCACCAAGAACTGCCTGAAGATCCCCATCCTTCATGCCGTGGTTATTGCGCTGTTTCTCAATGCTCTGAACATCAAGATGCCGATATTTATCCTGCGCCCTATGGAACTGCTCGGCCAGCCGGCCGTGCCGATGATGCTGGTGTTGTTGGGCATGCAGATGTCACGCACCCAATGGCGACTGCCGGGAGGGTTTATGCTGACGGCCAGTTTTCTGCGTCTGTGTGTGGCGCCGGTGATTGGCTGGCTGTGTTGCTGGATGTTGGGGATTACCGGCATCGAGCGTAATGTGATGATTCTGCAGACCAGCACGCCGTCAGCCGTGCTGCCGCTGCTCTATGCGCTGCGCTTCAACACGCGACCGGACTTGGTTGCTTCAACTATTATGACCACTACCTTGCTCAGCGCGGGGAGTTTGACTTTGCTGCTCTATCTGTTGCCGTTGCTGCCGTAA
- a CDS encoding DUF1015 domain-containing protein: MTFEHIGLQVPRILLPKRGTDMHYWSVIACDQYTSDRTYWQRLEQQTSGKLSTLNLIFPEVNLDDDDAPQRIEKINHAMEAYLADGSLEEQPPGFILIDRSTSEVPSRKGLMVALDLEQYDYTPGSKSLIRATEGTIVDRLPPRIKVRENAPIELPHIMVLIDDPEQTVIEPLFNEALETVYDFDLLENGGHIRGLRVDQPALIEQVVTALNQLMDPQRFKERYQTTDDEVMLYAMGDGNHSFATAKAIWEQLKQQADDPQTIMDHPARYALVELVNLHDAGLEFEPIHRVLFDVQEDQLLDAMKNWYQQHNLDFEFIACSDLQQAEELSRADDDEHSFPCTIGGFFGLCRVRRPHLTLVVGTLQEFLDDFLQQTPSARIDYIHGSKSVTALGSMSDAAGFYLPAINKHDLFRTIVHDGALPRKTFSMGEADEKRFYLECRKISA; encoded by the coding sequence ATGACGTTTGAACATATTGGTCTGCAAGTCCCTCGAATTCTGTTGCCAAAACGTGGTACCGACATGCACTACTGGTCGGTGATCGCCTGTGATCAGTACACCTCGGATCGCACCTACTGGCAACGTCTTGAGCAACAGACTTCCGGCAAGCTTTCGACCTTGAATCTGATCTTTCCGGAGGTAAACCTGGATGATGACGACGCACCACAGCGCATTGAAAAGATCAATCACGCTATGGAAGCATACCTGGCGGACGGCAGCTTGGAAGAGCAGCCGCCCGGATTTATCCTCATTGACCGATCCACCAGTGAGGTGCCGTCGCGTAAAGGACTGATGGTGGCGTTGGATCTGGAACAATACGATTATACCCCCGGCTCTAAAAGTCTGATTCGCGCGACGGAAGGCACGATTGTCGATCGACTGCCGCCACGCATCAAGGTCCGCGAAAATGCCCCCATCGAACTGCCGCATATCATGGTTTTGATCGACGACCCCGAGCAGACCGTTATTGAACCCTTGTTCAACGAAGCCCTGGAAACGGTCTATGATTTTGATCTGTTGGAAAATGGTGGACATATCCGTGGTTTGCGTGTCGATCAGCCCGCCCTGATTGAGCAGGTGGTTACCGCCCTGAATCAACTGATGGATCCCCAGCGCTTCAAGGAACGCTATCAAACGACGGATGACGAGGTGATGCTTTACGCCATGGGTGACGGCAATCATTCTTTTGCCACAGCCAAGGCCATCTGGGAGCAACTGAAACAACAGGCGGACGATCCGCAAACCATCATGGATCATCCAGCCCGTTACGCTCTGGTGGAACTGGTTAACCTGCACGATGCCGGTCTCGAATTCGAACCGATTCACCGGGTGCTGTTTGATGTGCAGGAAGACCAGCTGCTGGACGCCATGAAAAACTGGTATCAACAGCACAACCTTGATTTTGAATTCATCGCCTGCAGCGACCTGCAACAGGCTGAAGAGTTATCCCGTGCCGACGATGACGAGCACAGTTTTCCCTGTACCATTGGCGGGTTCTTTGGACTGTGCCGGGTCCGTCGGCCCCATTTAACCCTGGTGGTGGGGACATTACAGGAATTCCTTGACGACTTTCTGCAGCAGACACCATCGGCACGTATCGACTACATCCACGGCAGCAAAAGTGTCACCGCCCTGGGATCGATGAGCGATGCCGCCGGTTTCTATCTGCCGGCGATCAATAAACACGATCTGTTCCGCACCATTGTTCATGACGGCGCCCTGCCCCGCAAGACGTTTTCCATGGGTGAAGCCGATGAAAAACGGTTTTACCTGGAATGCCGTAAAATCAGCGCGTAA
- a CDS encoding YciI family protein, whose protein sequence is MLYVIRCVDKEKHLDVRMATRPTHVEYLKSFGERLFAAGPTLDDAGEMNGSVVILECEDKAEAEAFAANDPYAKAGLFSDVTVSAWKKVLP, encoded by the coding sequence ATGTTGTATGTGATCCGTTGTGTCGATAAAGAAAAGCATCTTGATGTCCGTATGGCCACCCGGCCGACCCATGTTGAATATCTGAAAAGTTTTGGCGAACGCTTGTTTGCCGCCGGTCCGACTCTGGATGACGCCGGAGAGATGAATGGCTCTGTGGTGATTCTCGAATGTGAGGACAAAGCCGAAGCAGAGGCTTTTGCCGCCAACGATCCTTACGCCAAAGCAGGACTGTTTTCTGATGTGACCGTCAGCGCGTGGAAAAAAGTGTTGCCCTGA
- a CDS encoding TRAP transporter large permease subunit — protein MIVTILVLGLLALLGMPLFAVIATGALWGFYQADVDLAVVAIEFYRIAEMPVLLAIPLFTFAGYLLSESQAPGRLVNLTQALIGWMPGGLALVSLAVCAFFTAFTGASGVTIIALGALLYPALRQADYAENYSLGLVTTSGSLGLLFAPSLPLILYGIVAQQLNVGPAISIDQLFLAGIFPGLLMLLLLGGWSCWKNRAIRQPLSEFSWKKVGRAVREAIWELPLPIVVLGGIYSGYFAVSEAAAVTAGYVFVVEVFILREISLRQLPQVMHRSMVLVGGILIILGLSLASTNVMIDSGMPERLFNFVQQTVNSKLTFLLLLNLFLLCLGALLDIFSALVLVVPLILPVAVGYGIHPVHLGIIFLANMQIGYLTPPVGMNLFIASYRFERPITQLYRATWPFLVLLLICVALITYFPQLSMVLL, from the coding sequence ATGATTGTTACCATTCTCGTTCTCGGCCTTTTGGCGTTACTGGGCATGCCGCTGTTTGCCGTCATTGCGACCGGCGCTTTATGGGGCTTTTATCAGGCGGATGTCGATCTGGCGGTTGTTGCCATTGAGTTCTACCGCATTGCCGAAATGCCGGTTTTGCTGGCGATCCCGTTATTTACCTTTGCCGGTTATCTTCTCAGTGAGAGTCAGGCGCCAGGGCGTCTGGTGAATCTGACCCAGGCTCTGATCGGCTGGATGCCGGGTGGGCTCGCCCTGGTTTCCCTGGCGGTCTGTGCTTTCTTTACCGCCTTTACCGGTGCTTCCGGTGTCACCATTATTGCCTTGGGGGCGTTGCTTTATCCGGCATTGCGTCAGGCGGATTATGCTGAAAATTACTCCCTTGGTTTGGTTACGACATCCGGCAGCCTGGGTCTGCTGTTTGCGCCATCCCTGCCGCTGATTCTTTATGGCATTGTCGCCCAGCAACTCAATGTTGGACCGGCCATCTCCATCGATCAGTTGTTTCTGGCGGGTATTTTCCCCGGCTTATTGATGTTGCTGCTGCTGGGCGGGTGGAGTTGCTGGAAAAACCGCGCAATTCGCCAACCGCTATCTGAATTTTCATGGAAAAAAGTCGGGCGGGCGGTTCGTGAAGCGATCTGGGAGTTGCCTTTGCCCATTGTCGTCTTGGGGGGCATTTACAGCGGCTATTTTGCCGTGTCGGAAGCGGCGGCGGTGACGGCAGGTTACGTGTTTGTCGTTGAAGTCTTTATTTTACGTGAGATTTCCTTGCGCCAATTACCGCAGGTGATGCATCGTTCCATGGTGCTGGTCGGCGGTATTCTTATTATCCTCGGTCTGTCGTTGGCCTCGACCAATGTCATGATCGACAGCGGAATGCCGGAGCGGCTGTTTAACTTCGTCCAACAGACCGTTAACAGCAAGCTGACCTTTTTGCTGTTACTTAACCTCTTTCTGCTCTGCCTCGGTGCTTTACTGGATATTTTTTCAGCTCTGGTGCTGGTCGTGCCCCTGATTTTACCGGTCGCCGTCGGCTACGGCATCCATCCGGTTCATCTGGGCATTATCTTCCTCGCCAACATGCAGATTGGCTATCTTACGCCACCGGTGGGGATGAACCTGTTCATTGCCAGCTACCGCTTTGAGCGGCCCATTACCCAGCTTTATCGGGCGACCTGGCCGTTTCTGGTGCTGCTGTTGATCTGTGTGGCACTGATTACCTATTTTCCTCAGTTGTCCATGGTGTTGCTGTAG
- a CDS encoding DUF2065 domain-containing protein, whose amino-acid sequence MKFFWCVVGVVLVIEGIPWFLSPQGLKRMLVQMLPVPERTLRMMGLLLMLGGLLIVYYAVTYYG is encoded by the coding sequence ATGAAATTTTTCTGGTGTGTCGTTGGTGTGGTTCTGGTGATTGAGGGGATTCCGTGGTTTTTGTCACCACAAGGTTTGAAGCGGATGTTGGTGCAGATGTTACCTGTTCCTGAGCGAACCCTGCGCATGATGGGACTGTTGCTGATGCTGGGCGGTCTGCTGATCGTCTATTATGCGGTGACCTATTACGGTTGA
- a CDS encoding TRAP transporter small permease has protein sequence MKSVVHALSRFLRGLEDTLLAVLLAVMVILAVGQIVQRNLFDSGFVWTDELLRILVLWLTVVGALVASRTDQHIRMDVLVRFVPATLQSPLRRVIFVATALVCGVLAWHSYQFVRIEAEYGSVLLGGYPSWWFQCVIPIGFALICWRYIALAIHPPPVQQETSEAL, from the coding sequence ATGAAAAGCGTTGTGCATGCCTTGTCCCGGTTTTTGCGGGGGCTTGAGGATACCTTACTGGCTGTTTTGCTGGCCGTTATGGTCATTCTCGCCGTTGGTCAGATTGTTCAGCGTAATCTGTTTGACAGTGGCTTTGTCTGGACGGATGAGCTGTTGCGTATCCTGGTGTTGTGGCTGACCGTGGTCGGCGCCCTTGTCGCCAGTCGGACGGATCAACATATCCGCATGGATGTGTTGGTGCGCTTTGTTCCCGCGACATTACAGAGCCCGTTGCGGCGCGTGATCTTTGTTGCCACAGCGTTGGTCTGCGGTGTTCTGGCCTGGCACAGTTACCAGTTTGTGCGCATTGAAGCCGAGTACGGAAGCGTGCTGTTGGGAGGCTATCCATCCTGGTGGTTCCAATGTGTCATTCCGATTGGTTTCGCGTTGATTTGCTGGCGTTATATCGCTCTGGCGATTCATCCGCCCCCAGTACAACAGGAAACGTCAGAGGCGCTATGA